The following coding sequences lie in one Pseudomonas monsensis genomic window:
- a CDS encoding tetratricopeptide repeat protein, with protein MASLKWVLMINCLLAATSALAEDPPIVGIDAHTVTFRATKWTMPGVESATAWFTANGKTFPLFGADIGADGHSNMLSPDKKTLLLDPVIVGMLSLENGEEKLESQQHCVVISMETGCVLADRWATFCVGQWKGNQWISADGDVLTPALETKSPKDLLKYVSRMEPAQSRAESIEWGLNFLSPESYMACHPPAQNVQAYNDLGFYLAEGGRDELALKFYRGVEAVGKRTVLMLNIADSLWRLDRKDEAQRYYSQYRDAMSAVGKAQKIPQRVVERSVIQGMKN; from the coding sequence ATGGCCAGCCTTAAGTGGGTGTTGATGATCAACTGCCTTCTTGCCGCCACAAGTGCCCTTGCCGAGGACCCGCCCATAGTCGGTATCGACGCACACACGGTTACGTTTCGAGCGACAAAGTGGACTATGCCCGGCGTTGAGTCGGCGACCGCATGGTTCACCGCCAACGGCAAAACCTTCCCGCTTTTCGGCGCCGACATTGGCGCCGATGGGCATTCCAATATGCTCAGTCCTGACAAGAAAACTCTGCTGCTCGATCCAGTGATCGTCGGGATGTTGTCGCTCGAGAATGGTGAAGAAAAACTGGAGTCGCAACAGCATTGCGTTGTGATCTCCATGGAGACCGGTTGCGTGCTCGCTGATCGTTGGGCCACTTTTTGTGTCGGTCAGTGGAAGGGCAATCAGTGGATTTCCGCAGACGGTGATGTGCTCACTCCTGCCCTGGAGACGAAGTCCCCAAAGGACTTGCTGAAATATGTTTCAAGAATGGAGCCGGCGCAATCCCGCGCAGAATCCATCGAATGGGGCCTGAACTTTTTAAGCCCCGAGTCCTACATGGCGTGCCATCCCCCGGCGCAAAATGTTCAGGCGTACAACGACCTAGGTTTTTATCTGGCCGAGGGCGGTAGAGATGAGCTGGCGCTGAAGTTTTATCGCGGCGTTGAGGCGGTCGGTAAACGCACGGTACTGATGTTGAACATTGCCGACTCGCTCTGGCGCCTTGATCGCAAAGATGAAGCGCAGCGCTATTACAGCCAGTACCGCGACGCGATGAGCGCCGTCGGCAAGGCGCAGAAAATACCTCAACGTGTAGTTGAGCGATCCGTCATTCAGGGAATGAAAAATTGA
- a CDS encoding lysozyme inhibitor LprI family protein — protein sequence MFARFIALSFGCLFASCAMAEDDCKEITVSAQVDRCVEAARKEADTQLNASYKKLLGRFEAQQTRDPEQGKALVAMARESQRAWIKLRDTTCPLEATEIEPGVAAHVTTINNCVARMSLERAAYLDTIVADEPGNVVDLNKVYLSGSQRFGDVVARYVSTFGSPCLTVQILAPNGGWRVLSSKRFCSFEGKAFWTDYADAGFEDHAFAEDGLHVTLSLTELRGLGEKRLACVIPIQSEQIKELKCGALEPGA from the coding sequence ATGTTTGCGCGTTTTATCGCGTTGTCCTTTGGATGCCTGTTTGCCTCCTGCGCGATGGCCGAGGACGACTGCAAAGAAATCACCGTGAGCGCCCAGGTCGATCGGTGCGTGGAGGCAGCCCGCAAGGAAGCCGACACGCAACTCAATGCCAGCTACAAGAAACTGCTGGGACGGTTTGAGGCTCAACAAACGCGTGACCCTGAGCAGGGTAAAGCGCTGGTCGCCATGGCCAGAGAATCCCAGCGCGCCTGGATCAAGCTACGCGACACCACCTGCCCGCTTGAAGCCACGGAAATCGAGCCTGGGGTGGCAGCGCATGTCACGACGATCAACAACTGCGTGGCCAGAATGAGTCTGGAGCGTGCGGCTTATCTGGACACGATCGTCGCTGATGAGCCGGGTAATGTAGTTGATCTCAACAAGGTGTATCTGTCCGGCTCCCAGCGCTTCGGCGATGTCGTGGCACGTTATGTCAGCACCTTTGGCAGCCCATGCCTGACGGTCCAGATACTGGCGCCCAACGGCGGTTGGAGGGTGCTGTCCTCCAAGCGTTTTTGCAGTTTCGAGGGCAAGGCATTTTGGACGGACTATGCCGATGCCGGGTTTGAGGATCATGCGTTTGCCGAGGATGGGTTGCACGTGACGCTCAGTTTGACGGAGCTTCGTGGGCTCGGAGAGAAGCGCCTTGCCTGTGTGATACCGATTCAGAGCGAGCAAATCAAAGAGCTGAAGTGTGGCGCGCTTGAGCCTGGTGCATAA
- a CDS encoding helicase, giving the protein MKFRFLLWMMGLLMGKASRTNPAFQQQLGDKDLVFQLQTLDGKVARHFVVKNQRITSKSGVVAEPAFAIAFKDAGYGFATMQAKNKQLAFMQGIQDKSIQLKGNPALVMWFQGLMKYLKPRKAKPKA; this is encoded by the coding sequence ATGAAATTTCGTTTTCTTCTGTGGATGATGGGTTTGTTGATGGGTAAGGCCAGCCGGACAAATCCTGCGTTCCAGCAGCAGTTGGGTGACAAGGATCTGGTGTTTCAGCTGCAGACGCTGGACGGGAAAGTGGCGCGGCATTTCGTGGTGAAAAATCAGCGCATCACCAGCAAGTCCGGTGTGGTGGCGGAGCCGGCGTTTGCGATTGCGTTTAAAGATGCGGGTTATGGCTTTGCCACGATGCAGGCGAAGAACAAGCAGCTGGCGTTTATGCAGGGGATTCAGGACAAGTCGATCCAGCTGAAAGGTAATCCGGCGCTGGTGATGTGGTTTCAGGGGTTGATGAAGTATTTGAAGCCGAGGAAGGCCAAGCCTAAGGCTTGA
- a CDS encoding aminoacyl-tRNA deacylase and HDOD domain-containing protein — MTDAALAPELPHAPSVIRLLLGKLGIAYEEVLDHHGLNASRKVQAVLLDDAVGALMVLFPQSQLLDLNRLAELTGRRLTAVSTERLEKMLGKHSLSLLPGLPALTSSPCLYEESLLREPKLLINSGEPGLLLEIASEDFKTMLTKASAANFGEALSSIRPNLDRPDDDREEITQAVQAFTARRIQQRLEATIEIPPLAETAQKIIKLRVDPNATIDDITGVVETDPALAAQVVSWAASPYYASPGKIRSVEDAIVRVLGFDLVINLALGLALGKTLSLPKDHPQHTTPYWQQSIYTAAVIEGLTRAMPRAQRPEAGLTYLAGLLHNFGYLLLAHVFPPHFSLICRHLEVNPHLCHSYIEQHLLGISREQIGSWLMRYWDMPDELATALRFQHDPSYDGAYAEYPNLVCLAVRLLRGRGIGSGPDEDIPDALLERVGLTRDKANDVVSKVLEAEVLLRELASQFSQA, encoded by the coding sequence ATGACTGACGCAGCTCTCGCCCCCGAACTCCCGCACGCGCCGTCTGTAATTCGGCTGCTGCTCGGCAAGCTGGGTATCGCCTACGAAGAGGTGCTCGACCACCACGGTCTCAATGCTTCGCGCAAGGTACAAGCCGTGTTGCTGGACGATGCCGTCGGCGCGCTGATGGTGCTGTTTCCGCAGAGCCAGTTGCTGGACCTCAACCGCCTCGCCGAACTCACGGGCCGTCGCCTGACCGCCGTCTCCACCGAACGCCTGGAAAAAATGCTCGGCAAACACAGCCTGAGCCTGCTGCCGGGCCTGCCGGCACTGACCAGTTCGCCGTGCCTCTACGAAGAAAGCCTGCTGCGTGAGCCGAAGTTGCTGATCAACTCCGGCGAGCCGGGCCTGCTGCTGGAAATCGCCAGCGAAGACTTCAAGACCATGCTGACCAAGGCCAGCGCCGCCAACTTTGGCGAAGCCCTGAGCAGCATCCGCCCGAACCTCGACCGCCCGGACGATGACCGCGAGGAAATCACCCAGGCTGTGCAAGCGTTCACCGCGCGGCGGATTCAGCAGCGTCTGGAAGCGACCATCGAGATTCCACCGCTGGCCGAAACCGCGCAAAAAATCATCAAACTGCGCGTCGACCCCAACGCCACCATCGACGACATCACCGGCGTCGTTGAAACCGACCCGGCGCTGGCCGCGCAAGTGGTGAGCTGGGCGGCGTCGCCGTACTACGCCTCGCCGGGCAAGATCCGTTCGGTGGAAGACGCGATCGTCCGCGTGCTCGGTTTCGATCTGGTGATCAACCTCGCGCTGGGCCTGGCCCTCGGCAAGACCCTGAGCCTGCCCAAAGACCACCCGCAACACACCACACCGTACTGGCAGCAGTCGATCTACACCGCCGCCGTCATCGAAGGCCTGACCCGCGCCATGCCGCGCGCCCAGCGCCCGGAAGCCGGCCTGACCTATCTGGCCGGCCTGCTGCACAACTTCGGCTACTTGCTGCTGGCCCACGTGTTCCCGCCGCACTTCTCGCTGATCTGCCGTCACCTGGAGGTCAACCCGCACCTGTGCCACAGCTACATCGAGCAACATCTGCTCGGTATCAGCCGTGAACAGATCGGCTCGTGGCTGATGCGCTACTGGGACATGCCCGATGAACTGGCCACCGCCCTGCGCTTCCAGCACGACCCAAGCTACGACGGCGCCTATGCCGAATACCCGAACCTCGTCTGCCTGGCCGTACGCCTGCTGCGCGGTCGCGGCATCGGCTCCGGCCCCGACGAAGACATCCCCGACGCCCTGCTGGAACGCGTCGGCCTGACCCGCGACAAAGCCAACGACGTGGTCAGCAAAGTCCTCGAAGCCGAAGTCCTGCTACGCGAACTGGCCTCGCAGTTCAGCCAGGCCTAA
- a CDS encoding hydrogen peroxide-inducible genes activator, producing MTLTELRYIVTLAQEQHFGHAAERCHVSQPTLSVGVKKLEDELGVLIFERSKSAVRLTPVGEGIVAQAQKVLEQAQGIRELAQAGKNQLTAPLKVGAIYTVGPYLFPHLIPQLHRVAPQMPLYIEENFTHVLRDKLRNGELDAIIIALPFNEADVLTLPLYDEPFYVLMPAQHPWTQKETIDAGLLNDKSLLLLGEGHCFRDQVLEACPTLTKGNDGAKHTTVESSSLETIRHMVASGLGISILPLSAVDSHHYAPGVIEVRPLSPPVPFRTVAIAWRASFPRPKAIEILADSIRLCSVAKPAAPVTAG from the coding sequence ATGACCCTCACTGAATTACGCTACATCGTTACCCTCGCCCAAGAGCAGCACTTCGGCCACGCCGCCGAGCGTTGCCACGTCAGCCAGCCAACCCTGTCGGTAGGCGTGAAAAAGCTTGAAGACGAACTCGGTGTGCTGATTTTCGAGCGCAGCAAAAGCGCCGTGCGCCTGACCCCGGTCGGCGAAGGCATCGTCGCCCAAGCGCAAAAGGTGCTCGAGCAGGCGCAAGGCATTCGTGAACTGGCCCAGGCCGGCAAGAACCAGTTGACCGCACCGCTGAAAGTCGGCGCGATCTACACCGTCGGGCCGTACCTGTTCCCGCACCTGATTCCACAACTGCACCGGGTCGCCCCGCAGATGCCGTTGTACATCGAAGAAAACTTCACCCACGTGCTGCGCGACAAACTGCGCAACGGCGAGCTCGACGCGATCATCATCGCCCTGCCGTTCAACGAAGCCGACGTGCTGACCCTGCCGCTCTACGACGAGCCGTTCTACGTCCTGATGCCGGCCCAGCACCCGTGGACACAGAAAGAAACCATCGACGCCGGCCTGCTCAACGACAAGAGCCTGCTGCTGCTCGGCGAAGGTCATTGCTTCCGCGATCAAGTGCTCGAAGCCTGCCCGACCCTGACCAAAGGCAACGACGGCGCCAAGCACACCACGGTCGAATCCAGCTCGCTGGAAACCATTCGGCACATGGTCGCCTCCGGCCTGGGCATCTCGATCCTGCCATTGTCGGCCGTCGACAGCCATCACTACGCCCCCGGCGTCATCGAAGTGCGTCCGCTGTCACCACCGGTACCCTTCCGCACCGTGGCCATCGCCTGGCGCGCGAGCTTCCCGCGGCCGAAAGCCATCGAGATCCTCGCCGATTCCATTCGCCTGTGTTCGGTGGCCAAGCCAGCGGCACCGGTCACCGCCGGTTAA
- a CDS encoding alpha/beta fold hydrolase has product MSKPLMYLLAGNGSAADWWDDALPHFQRYDVVPLELPGFGANPQPPCEDLADYAQTLLAMTQQGSAIMAVGVNALLVLHALQRRPGHFSRSVLLAPVGAFLWQRRLPALMSPLPIRKTIHWLLSNKPTLFARKFSNQTWTPAQYQRMGAGYARCRAFVPHWDLIRADTALPLLEWITDPVELVWGDQDAVLGIEQAAAWSAILARADLTINLKPGWGHYPWIDSPAQFAQWLESGERGFVAHTKGGRLRLAELARQAVPAALTVSDCTDSRLPAFLAGQPDVTWAVRSSSYGEDQADSANAGLSTTYLREPSANVPKRIAELTAEGVEEVVVQRFITPVVSGIAFVRHLSVELEWVEGHLESLADGHVSPSRATLSRLGDAWRSGTLTPSHGLTEDLLWRFLQDVLRVFHYVPGDVEWAWDGAQLWLLQYRPISDYGWRRHLTAANIAEILPPQPSVLVEYAQRRAAASIPAIMARWDARVLQDNEPFTAVFGGASYINNDLFLARLADWGISADNYAGEVGGATPHLPWQPLKMLRSLPLFLRMQRIARGHLLTLERGLQRFDQELTDLVAQGADGQQLADWFTRFYVFVVQGNLCIATALASSGGDWLGRPPTAYDNLENSPHRLPWETDPATPRPASSELPLQAFPQWSRLIRLANATSLPGLRGYYLQVREWYRDNLMRIFFRLHHAMPLADREHWFAPHPDVRTRDGSFWQDGREGAEQATGFMIYPGQVQGILGADILLEDTLDPGRHAHYQTARAVIARMGGRLSHGSTLLRELRKPSAVMPQVDPEWVGCEVLYRDGELELINSKDMK; this is encoded by the coding sequence ATGAGCAAGCCCTTGATGTATCTGCTGGCCGGCAACGGCAGCGCCGCCGATTGGTGGGATGACGCGCTGCCGCACTTTCAGCGCTACGACGTGGTGCCGCTGGAGTTGCCGGGCTTCGGCGCCAATCCGCAGCCGCCCTGCGAGGATCTCGCGGACTACGCGCAGACTTTGCTGGCGATGACGCAGCAGGGCAGCGCGATCATGGCGGTCGGGGTCAATGCGTTGCTGGTGCTGCACGCGTTGCAACGGCGGCCGGGACACTTTTCTCGCAGTGTTTTGCTTGCGCCGGTCGGAGCGTTTTTGTGGCAGCGGCGCTTGCCGGCACTGATGTCGCCGCTGCCGATCCGCAAGACCATCCACTGGCTGCTGTCGAACAAGCCCACGCTGTTCGCGCGCAAGTTTTCCAACCAGACCTGGACACCCGCGCAGTACCAGCGCATGGGCGCCGGCTATGCGCGCTGCCGTGCGTTTGTGCCGCATTGGGATCTGATCCGCGCCGATACCGCGTTGCCACTGCTGGAGTGGATCACCGATCCGGTCGAGTTGGTCTGGGGCGATCAAGATGCGGTGCTCGGCATCGAGCAAGCGGCGGCATGGTCGGCGATTCTCGCCCGCGCTGATCTGACCATCAACCTGAAACCCGGTTGGGGTCATTACCCGTGGATCGACTCGCCCGCGCAGTTCGCGCAGTGGCTGGAGTCGGGCGAGCGCGGGTTTGTCGCGCACACCAAGGGTGGGCGGTTGCGCCTGGCTGAACTGGCGCGGCAAGCGGTGCCGGCGGCGCTGACAGTCAGCGATTGCACCGACTCGCGTCTGCCGGCATTTCTCGCTGGCCAACCTGATGTGACCTGGGCGGTGCGCTCCTCCAGTTATGGCGAGGATCAGGCCGATTCGGCGAATGCCGGTTTGAGCACGACCTATCTGCGCGAGCCGTCCGCCAATGTGCCGAAACGTATCGCCGAACTGACGGCCGAAGGCGTCGAGGAAGTGGTGGTGCAGCGCTTCATCACGCCGGTCGTTTCCGGGATCGCTTTTGTGCGACATCTCTCGGTAGAGCTGGAGTGGGTTGAAGGCCATCTCGAATCGCTGGCCGACGGTCACGTCAGCCCCTCACGGGCAACGCTTTCGCGGCTCGGCGATGCGTGGCGCAGCGGCACGTTGACGCCGTCCCACGGTTTGACCGAAGACCTGCTCTGGCGCTTTCTGCAAGACGTGTTGCGCGTGTTTCACTACGTGCCCGGCGACGTCGAATGGGCTTGGGACGGCGCGCAACTGTGGCTGCTGCAATACCGGCCGATCAGCGATTACGGCTGGCGCCGCCACCTGACCGCCGCCAATATCGCCGAGATCCTGCCGCCGCAACCGAGCGTGCTGGTGGAATACGCCCAACGCCGCGCGGCAGCGAGTATCCCGGCGATCATGGCGCGCTGGGATGCTCGAGTGTTGCAGGACAATGAGCCGTTCACCGCCGTGTTCGGCGGCGCGTCCTACATCAACAATGACCTGTTCCTCGCAAGGCTGGCCGACTGGGGCATCAGCGCCGATAACTACGCCGGTGAAGTCGGCGGCGCGACGCCGCATCTGCCGTGGCAACCGCTGAAGATGCTGCGTTCGTTGCCGCTGTTCCTGCGTATGCAGCGCATTGCCCGAGGTCATCTGCTGACGCTTGAGCGTGGTTTGCAGCGTTTCGATCAGGAGTTGACCGACCTCGTCGCCCAGGGTGCCGACGGCCAACAACTGGCTGACTGGTTCACCCGGTTTTATGTGTTCGTGGTGCAAGGCAATCTGTGCATCGCCACGGCGCTGGCCAGCAGCGGCGGCGATTGGCTGGGGCGCCCGCCGACCGCTTACGACAATCTTGAAAACAGCCCCCATCGACTGCCATGGGAAACCGATCCGGCCACGCCTCGGCCCGCGTCGAGCGAACTACCGTTACAGGCATTCCCTCAATGGTCACGGCTAATCCGCCTCGCCAACGCGACCAGCCTGCCGGGCCTTCGCGGCTACTACCTGCAAGTACGCGAGTGGTATCGCGACAATCTGATGCGCATCTTCTTCCGCCTGCACCACGCCATGCCGCTGGCGGATCGCGAACATTGGTTTGCACCGCACCCCGATGTGCGCACCCGCGATGGCAGCTTTTGGCAGGACGGTCGCGAAGGTGCGGAGCAGGCGACCGGGTTCATGATTTATCCGGGGCAGGTGCAAGGCATCCTCGGCGCCGACATCTTGCTCGAAGACACCCTCGATCCGGGGCGGCACGCGCATTACCAAACCGCGCGGGCGGTGATTGCGCGGATGGGCGGGAGGTTGTCGCATGGCTCGACGTTGTTGCGCGAATTGCGCAAACCGTCGGCGGTGATGCCGCAGGTGGATCCGGAGTGGGTGGGGTGTGAGGTGTTGTATCGGGATGGTGAGTTGGAATTGATCAATTCGAAGGATATGAAGTGA
- a CDS encoding DUF6124 family protein, translated as MIKPTPNPPENPDVSPYETLESKKFHEAAERALDHHFKPPTEPHTKRETGLFSLSPGTDAEALMANASEDLLSISVIACDLADDLPGSRRSVALALSRMADGVRLMVEGMLDHIEAKSMAAKP; from the coding sequence ATGATCAAACCAACACCCAATCCCCCAGAGAATCCAGACGTTTCGCCCTACGAAACTCTGGAATCAAAGAAATTCCACGAAGCCGCCGAGCGCGCCCTCGACCACCACTTCAAGCCGCCCACCGAACCACATACCAAACGCGAAACGGGCCTCTTCAGCCTCTCCCCTGGCACCGACGCCGAGGCCCTCATGGCCAACGCCTCGGAAGACCTGCTGTCCATCAGCGTCATCGCCTGCGACCTCGCCGACGACCTCCCCGGCTCCCGCCGCTCGGTGGCACTGGCTCTCAGCAGAATGGCGGACGGGGTGCGATTGATGGTGGAAGGGATGCTTGATCACATTGAAGCGAAGAGCATGGCGGCCAAGCCGTAG
- the exbD gene encoding TonB system transport protein ExbD, with amino-acid sequence MGLHLKEGADDDLAENHEINVTPFIDVMLVLLIIFMVAAPLATVDIKVDLPASTAKPAPRPEKPVFLSVKADQRLYIGDDEVKADTLGAALDAKTKGKKDTTIFFQADKGVDYGDLMSVMDKLRSAGYLKVGLVGLETAAKK; translated from the coding sequence ATGGGCCTGCATTTGAAAGAAGGCGCAGACGACGATCTGGCCGAGAACCACGAAATCAACGTCACGCCGTTCATCGACGTGATGCTGGTGCTGTTGATCATCTTCATGGTGGCCGCACCGTTGGCCACCGTCGATATCAAAGTCGACCTGCCAGCCTCGACCGCCAAACCGGCGCCACGCCCGGAGAAACCGGTGTTTCTCAGCGTCAAGGCTGACCAGCGCCTGTACATCGGCGACGACGAAGTCAAAGCCGACACCCTTGGCGCCGCGCTCGACGCCAAGACCAAAGGCAAGAAAGACACCACCATCTTCTTCCAGGCTGACAAAGGCGTGGACTACGGTGACCTGATGAGCGTGATGGACAAGTTGCGCTCCGCCGGCTACCTGAAGGTCGGTCTGGTCGGGCTTGAGACGGCTGCCAAGAAATGA
- a CDS encoding energy transducer TonB family protein has protein sequence MIKTRHKLTRYGGSLAVVLGVHALAIALALNWTARPPIELPPQAMMVELAPVPAPPPPAPPKVVTPPQQPAPVEELPIPKLAEAPKAEIAVQKPKPKPKPKPPKPVEKKLPDPPKEKPSEEKPADTPPTPAPTEKSAAPAPGPSPAQLAAKASWQGTLLAHLAKYKKYPQSAQARGKEGLNRLRFVVDGEGNVLSFELVSRSGNADLDRATLEMIRRAQPLPKPPADMLTNGSIEIVAPFVYSLDRRR, from the coding sequence ATGATCAAGACGCGCCATAAGCTGACGCGTTACGGCGGTAGCCTGGCCGTGGTGCTGGGCGTGCATGCGCTGGCCATCGCGCTGGCGCTGAACTGGACCGCCCGCCCGCCCATCGAACTGCCACCGCAGGCAATGATGGTCGAACTGGCACCGGTTCCGGCACCGCCACCGCCGGCTCCGCCGAAAGTCGTCACACCGCCGCAGCAGCCGGCTCCGGTGGAAGAGTTGCCGATTCCGAAACTGGCTGAAGCACCGAAAGCCGAAATCGCGGTGCAGAAACCCAAGCCCAAGCCAAAGCCTAAACCGCCGAAGCCGGTCGAGAAAAAGCTGCCTGATCCGCCGAAGGAAAAACCTTCCGAGGAAAAACCGGCCGATACGCCACCGACCCCGGCACCGACGGAGAAATCCGCTGCGCCTGCGCCGGGCCCGTCGCCGGCACAGTTGGCGGCCAAGGCCAGCTGGCAAGGCACCCTGCTCGCACACCTGGCCAAGTACAAAAAGTACCCGCAAAGTGCTCAGGCTCGCGGCAAGGAGGGCTTGAACCGTCTGCGCTTTGTGGTCGATGGCGAAGGCAACGTATTGTCGTTCGAACTGGTAAGCCGCTCCGGCAACGCCGATCTGGACCGGGCCACCCTGGAAATGATCCGCCGCGCGCAACCGCTGCCCAAGCCACCAGCCGACATGTTGACCAATGGCTCGATCGAAATTGTGGCGCCGTTTGTGTACTCACTCGATCGCCGCCGCTAA
- the recG gene encoding ATP-dependent DNA helicase RecG, with amino-acid sequence MTELSQVSVTALKGVGEAMAEKLAKVGLENLQDVLFHLPLRYQDRTRVVPIGALRPGQDAVVEGTVSGADVVMGRRRSLVVRLQDGTGGLSLRFYHFSNAQKEGLKRGTRVRCYGEARPGASGLEIYHPEYRAITGDEPPPVDETLTPVYPLTEGLTQARLRQLCMQTLTMLKPATLPDWLPTELARDYQLAPLADAIRYLHNPPADADVDELALGHHWAQHRLAFEELLTHQLSQQRLRESMRSLRAPAMPKATKLPPKYLANLGFNPTGAQQRVGNEIAYDLSQHEPMLRLIQGDVGAGKTVVAALAALQALEAGYQVALMAPTEILAEQHFITFKRWLEPLGIEVAWLAGKLKGKNRVAALEQIASGTPMVVGTHALFQDEVQFKNLALVIIDEQHRFGVQQRLALRQKGVGGRMCPHQLIMTATPIPRTLAMSAYADLDTSILDELPPGRTPVNTVLVTDTRRVEVIERVRSACAEGRQAYWVCTLIEESEELTCQAAETTFEDLTAALGELKVGLIHGRMKPAEKAAVMAEFKAGNLQLLVATTVIEVGVDVPNASLMIIENPERLGLAQLHQLRGRVGRGSAVSHCVLLYHPPLSQIGRQRLGIMRETNDGFVIAEKDLELRGPGEMLGTRQTGLLQFKVADLMRDADLLPAVRDAAQALLERWPTHVSPLLDRWLRHGQQYGQV; translated from the coding sequence ATGACGGAGCTGTCGCAAGTGTCGGTGACGGCACTCAAGGGTGTCGGCGAAGCCATGGCCGAGAAACTGGCCAAGGTCGGCCTGGAGAACCTGCAGGACGTGCTGTTCCACCTGCCGCTGCGTTATCAGGATCGCACCCGCGTGGTGCCGATCGGTGCGTTACGGCCGGGTCAGGACGCCGTGGTCGAAGGCACCGTCAGCGGTGCCGACGTCGTCATGGGTCGCCGTCGCAGCCTCGTTGTGCGCTTGCAGGACGGCACCGGAGGCTTGAGTCTGCGCTTCTACCATTTCAGTAACGCGCAGAAAGAAGGCCTCAAGCGCGGCACGCGGGTTCGCTGCTACGGCGAAGCCCGGCCCGGCGCTTCAGGGCTGGAAATCTACCACCCGGAATACCGCGCCATCACCGGTGACGAACCGCCGCCCGTGGATGAAACCCTGACCCCGGTCTACCCGCTCACCGAAGGCCTGACCCAGGCGCGTCTGCGCCAGTTGTGCATGCAAACGCTGACGATGCTCAAGCCGGCCACCCTGCCCGACTGGCTGCCGACCGAATTGGCGCGCGACTACCAACTGGCGCCGCTGGCCGATGCGATTCGCTACCTGCACAACCCGCCCGCCGATGCCGACGTCGATGAACTGGCCCTCGGTCATCACTGGGCCCAGCATCGCCTGGCCTTCGAAGAGCTGCTGACCCATCAGTTGTCCCAGCAACGCCTGCGTGAAAGCATGCGTTCATTGCGCGCACCGGCGATGCCAAAAGCCACGAAGCTGCCGCCGAAATACCTCGCCAACCTCGGCTTCAACCCGACCGGCGCGCAACAACGTGTCGGCAACGAAATCGCCTACGACCTCAGCCAGCACGAACCGATGCTGCGGCTGATTCAGGGCGACGTTGGCGCCGGTAAAACCGTGGTCGCCGCCCTCGCCGCCCTGCAAGCTCTGGAGGCCGGTTATCAGGTCGCGCTGATGGCGCCGACCGAGATCCTCGCCGAACAGCACTTCATCACCTTCAAGCGCTGGCTCGAACCGCTGGGCATTGAAGTCGCCTGGCTGGCCGGCAAGCTCAAGGGCAAGAACCGCGTCGCCGCGCTGGAGCAGATCGCCAGCGGCACACCGATGGTGGTCGGCACCCACGCGCTGTTCCAGGACGAAGTGCAATTCAAGAACCTCGCACTGGTGATCATCGACGAGCAGCACCGCTTCGGCGTGCAGCAACGTCTGGCACTGCGGCAGAAGGGCGTTGGCGGGCGCATGTGCCCGCATCAACTGATCATGACCGCCACGCCGATTCCGCGCACGCTGGCGATGAGCGCCTACGCCGACCTCGACACCTCGATCCTCGACGAATTGCCGCCCGGGCGCACCCCGGTCAACACCGTGCTGGTCACCGACACCCGCCGCGTCGAAGTCATCGAACGGGTGCGCAGCGCCTGTGCCGAAGGGCGTCAGGCCTATTGGGTGTGCACGCTGATCGAAGAGTCGGAAGAGCTGACCTGTCAGGCCGCCGAAACCACCTTCGAAGACCTCACCGCCGCCCTCGGCGAGCTGAAAGTCGGGCTGATCCACGGGCGCATGAAACCTGCGGAAAAAGCCGCAGTCATGGCCGAATTCAAGGCCGGCAATCTGCAACTGCTGGTCGCCACCACGGTGATCGAAGTCGGCGTCGATGTACCCAACGCCAGCCTGATGATCATCGAAAACCCCGAGCGCCTCGGCCTCGCACAACTGCACCAACTGCGTGGCCGGGTTGGCCGGGGCAGCGCGGTCAGCCATTGCGTGCTGCTCTACCATCCTCCGCTGTCACAGATCGGTCGCCAGCGCCTGGGCATCATGCGCGAGACCAACGATGGTTTCGTCATCGCCGAAAAAGACCTCGAACTGCGCGGCCCCGGCGAAATGCTCGGCACCCGCCAGACCGGCCTGCTGCAATTCAAGGTTGCCGACCTGATGCGCGACGCCGACCTGCTGCCCGCCGTCCGCGACGCCGCGCAAGCCTTGCTGGAACGCTGGCCGACCCACGTCAGCCCGTTACTCGACCGCTGGCTGCGCCACGGACAGCAATACGGCCAAGTGTGA